The proteins below come from a single Rosa rugosa chromosome 2, drRosRugo1.1, whole genome shotgun sequence genomic window:
- the LOC133732767 gene encoding F-box protein At2g26850, which produces MLLYFFITCLSLLFFKSFPVKSLPLPPWVFEVQLLFSSKIKSLVSIGFLSQTHSARSMSMSVGVGSRTTSIAEHDDEINTEPQMCVLDLPELVLECILERLPAESLFRMRGVCTSLRERCVTDHLWEKHMKKKWGRVIGPAAYREWQWQSMANQKQSPNQNQLTKPQKAAGKGLMRILSLSLSWPLSWIRSSSDHDEFIKSRRRTCFPSHQHENSVMSWYLALETGRFWFPAQVYNRENGHVGFVLSCYDAELSYDPRTDTFQARYPPHGRRAVAVENCVPWERLRAPPVDTSPHDLHISDCLNDLRPGDHIEIQWRRNKEFPYGWWYGVVGHLESCDGNETYCLCHNSDNVVLEFNQYARGSRWRCTTISRKNHREEGDEADGFYGGIRKLCTKEEISVWKCLWPTQVLE; this is translated from the exons ATGCTACTATACTTTTTCATTACTTGCCTCTCACTCCTCTTTTTCAAGAGTTTTCCTGTCAAGTCTCTCCCACTCCCACCATGGGTTTTTGAGgtccaattattgttctcctcGAAAATCAAAAGCCTTGTTTCAATTGGTTTTCTTTCTCAAACTCATTCCGCAAGGTCTATGTCAATGTCCGTAGGAGTAGGGAGTAGGACAACTAGTATCGCAGAACACGATGATGAGATTAATACTGAACCACAGATGTGTGTGTTGGACTTGCCAGAATTGGTGTTGGAATGCATTCTGGAGAGGCTACCTGCTGAGTCCCTTTTCAGAATGAGAGGGGTTTGTACCTCTCTGAGGGAGAGATGTGTGACTGACCACCTTTGGGAGAAgcacatgaaaaagaaatggggCAGAGTAATTGGCCCTGCTGCTTATAGGGAGTGGCAGTGGCAATCCATGGCCAATCAAAAGCAGAGCCCGAATCAGAATCAGCTGACCAAGCCGCAAAAAGCAGCAGGCAAAGGCCTAATGAGAATTCTATCACTGTCTCTTTCTTGGCCTTTGTCGTGGATTAGATCCTCCAGCGACCATGATGAATTTATCAAAAGCAGGAGGAGGACTTGCTTCCCGTCTCATCAGCATGAGAATTCTGTCATGTCTTGGTACCTTGCTCTTGAGACCGGCAGGTTCTGGTTTCCTGCACAAGTCTATAACCGAGAGAATGGTCATGTTGGTTTTGTCTTGTCATGCTATGATGCTGAGCTTAGCTATGATCCCCGCACTGACACATTCCAAGCcag ATATCCACCACATGGAAGGAGAGCAGTTGCAGTTGAGAATTGTGTGCCCTGGGAAAGGCTTAGAGCACCACCTGTTGACACTTCGCCTCATGATCTTCATATCTCTGACTGTTTGAATGATTTGCGTCCTGGGGATCATATTGAGATTCAGTGGAGAAGAAATAAAGAATTTCCTTATG GTTGGTGGTATGGTGTTGTAGGTCACCTGGAATCATGTGATGGGAATGAGACTTACTGCCTTTGTCATAATAGTG ACAATGTGGTGCTGGAGTTCAACCAGTACGCACGTGGTTCACGGTGGAGATGCACAACAATCAGCCGGAAAAACCATCGAGAAGAGGGAGACGAGGCAGATGGTTTCTACGGGGGAATCCGCAAGCTTTGCACCAAGGAAGAGATCTCCGTGTGGAAGTGTCTTTGGCCAACTCAAGTCCTGGAATGA